The Amaranthus tricolor cultivar Red isolate AtriRed21 chromosome 6, ASM2621246v1, whole genome shotgun sequence genome has a segment encoding these proteins:
- the LOC130815594 gene encoding uncharacterized protein LOC130815594 has translation MPPLSRKRLSRNDANRMLRNLVKVLSSVSAPRERSMSELASEMSKRISQSKPSTFDSKGEPSEVELWLREFDKLFDVVECPEELKVNQDAFYLVGEADYWWANSRLGLLEQAEGDFDVQASVSNREYLEEVEGERERFLSKESQKLRQFSRRWVWGKCELWGEAKPAKPLLDRDGNERNYFCRRCKKNHPGKDCDGNLVECNFCHKRGHREYECYIKKGGRSQQPDGQHR, from the exons ATGCCTCCTTTATCAAGAAAGAGACTGTCTAGAAATGATGCTAACCGTATGCtaagaaatctggtgaaagTATTATCAAGTGTAAGCGCACCACGAGAGAGGTCTATGTCGGAATTAGCATCTGAAATGAGCAAACGGATTAGTCAGAGCAAACCCTCAACCTTCGACAGTAAAGGGGAACCGTCGGAGGTTGAACTCTGGTTAAGAGAATTCgacaaactttttgatgtagTAGAATGCccggaagaattgaaagtcaatcAGGATGCATTTTATTTAGTTGGAgaagccgactactggtgggcaaacagtagatTGGGGTTGTTGGAGCAGGCTGAGGGGGATTTTG ATGTACAAGCGAGCGTCTCAAATAGAGAATATCTTGAGGAAGTAGAAGGAGAGAGAGAAAG GTTTTTATCAAAAGAAAGCCAAAAACTTCGGCAATTTTCAAGAAGGTGGGTCTGGGGCAAATGCGAGCTTTGGGGAGAAGCTAAGCCTGCGAAGCCATTACTGGATCGAGATGGCAATGAGAGGAATTACTTCTGTAGGAGGTGCAAGAAAAACCATCCGGGAAAAGATTGTGACGGAAATCTGGTTGAGTGTAATTTTTGTCACAAAAGAGGCCATAGAGAGTAtgaatgctacataaagaaagGGGGTAGAAGTCAACAGCCGGATGGGCAGCACCGGTAA